The Nitrososphaerota archaeon genome has a segment encoding these proteins:
- a CDS encoding DUF559 domain-containing protein, whose amino-acid sequence MSSDICTREGLSASSIGVRLGASGQTIARLLRQYGIPIRRLTYSMPRETTIETLMYGELERRGITFVKQSVIDGLWVVDALIPGPKVVIECDGEYWHRKPEMERRDARRDSYLRSGTLFYAFRKARSEPMLDNVWRK is encoded by the coding sequence ATGAGCTCCGATATCTGTACGAGAGAGGGACTTTCAGCATCCTCTATCGGAGTTCGCTTAGGAGCCTCCGGACAGACAATTGCACGTCTTCTTCGACAATACGGAATTCCAATTCGACGGCTTACTTATTCCATGCCCCGCGAGACCACGATCGAAACCCTCATGTACGGTGAACTAGAGCGGCGTGGTATCACATTTGTAAAGCAATCAGTTATTGATGGGTTGTGGGTAGTCGATGCCCTCATACCCGGTCCGAAGGTGGTTATCGAGTGCGATGGAGAGTATTGGCATAGGAAGCCTGAGATGGAGCGCAGAGACGCACGGAGAGATTCTTATCTTCGTTCGGGTACACTGTTCTACGCTTTCCGGAAAGCGCGATCCGAGCCGATGTTAGACAATGTGTGGAGGAAATAG
- the ilvD gene encoding dihydroxy-acid dehydratase codes for MKLKSKNVTEGTERSPNRAMLRAMGLSSQDLARPLVGVASTWNEATPCNVHLDRLAEKAKQGVKVAGGTPREFVSIAVSDGIAMGHEGMKSSLISREIIADSIELMMCAHAYDACVTIAGCDKSLPGSIMALARLNLPGIFVYGGTIMPGMLDSKALTIQDVFEAVGSYDAGNITLQQLQEIELHACPGPGSCAGMYTANTMASISEALGIALPGSASPPAIYETRDDICFKTGKAVMDLLENNIRPRDILTFDAIENAIAMMQSIGGSTNGVLHLLAIAHEAGVKLTLDDFERVRKRTPQIVDMRPGGRYVMLDLDKVGGVPLVMRKLLDAKLLNGDTLTVTGKTVKENLQGLKFPSIKQDVVVDTKNPSSPEGKVYILKGNLAPEGAVIKMTGVKVPSITGKARVFNREEDAFNAVSKKEIIAGDIVVIRYEGPRGGPGMREMLAVTAAIAGQGLGEKVGMVTDGRFSGATRGLMVGHVAPEAMVGGPIAALKDGDRITIDSSKRSLTVDLSKAEIEKRLRQWKPPTPHYTWGALAKYASLVSSSAKGAVCYPAR; via the coding sequence ATGAAACTCAAGAGCAAAAACGTCACAGAAGGCACGGAACGCTCTCCAAACAGAGCAATGCTAAGGGCTATGGGCCTCTCAAGCCAAGATCTAGCCAGACCTTTAGTTGGTGTTGCAAGCACTTGGAACGAAGCAACCCCTTGCAATGTTCATCTTGATAGATTGGCAGAGAAAGCGAAACAGGGCGTAAAGGTTGCTGGAGGGACTCCAAGAGAATTCGTCAGCATAGCTGTCAGCGATGGGATAGCCATGGGCCATGAAGGCATGAAGTCCTCCTTGATCAGCAGAGAGATAATCGCAGATTCCATAGAATTAATGATGTGCGCCCATGCTTACGACGCATGCGTCACAATCGCTGGGTGTGACAAGAGCCTGCCAGGTTCGATCATGGCCCTTGCAAGATTGAATCTGCCGGGGATATTCGTATATGGAGGAACTATCATGCCGGGAATGTTAGACAGCAAGGCACTGACGATTCAAGATGTCTTTGAAGCCGTAGGCTCTTACGATGCTGGAAATATTACATTGCAACAGCTGCAGGAGATTGAACTTCATGCCTGTCCAGGGCCAGGATCTTGTGCAGGGATGTACACCGCCAATACGATGGCTTCGATAAGTGAAGCTCTTGGTATTGCACTGCCAGGAAGCGCCTCTCCGCCTGCGATCTACGAAACTAGGGACGACATCTGTTTCAAAACAGGCAAAGCTGTGATGGACTTGCTGGAGAATAATATTAGACCGAGGGACATTCTGACGTTTGATGCAATAGAAAATGCGATAGCGATGATGCAGTCCATTGGAGGTTCTACGAACGGAGTTCTGCACTTGTTGGCCATAGCGCATGAAGCTGGAGTGAAACTTACTCTTGATGACTTTGAGAGGGTCAGGAAGAGGACACCGCAGATTGTTGACATGCGTCCTGGAGGAAGGTACGTAATGCTCGATTTGGACAAGGTTGGAGGAGTTCCATTAGTGATGAGGAAACTACTCGACGCTAAGCTGCTGAATGGAGATACCTTGACAGTCACTGGCAAGACGGTAAAAGAAAACCTGCAGGGCCTGAAGTTTCCAAGCATCAAGCAGGATGTTGTTGTCGATACAAAGAATCCTTCAAGTCCAGAGGGCAAAGTGTACATTTTGAAGGGAAACCTGGCACCAGAAGGAGCAGTGATAAAGATGACTGGCGTCAAGGTTCCCAGCATAACTGGCAAGGCTAGAGTATTCAACAGGGAGGAAGATGCGTTTAACGCAGTTTCGAAAAAGGAGATCATAGCTGGCGATATAGTTGTTATCCGCTATGAGGGCCCGAGGGGAGGCCCGGGGATGAGAGAGATGCTCGCAGTTACAGCTGCCATAGCTGGGCAAGGCTTAGGAGAAAAAGTTGGGATGGTTACCGATGGAAGATTTTCTGGAGCTACCAGAGGGTTGATGGTCGGGCATGTTGCACCAGAGGCTATGGTTGGGGGTCCTATTGCAGCTCTGAAAGATGGTGACAGGATAACGATAGATTCATCAAAGAGAAGTCTGACAGTTGATTTGTCAAAGGCGGAGATTGAGAAGAGGTTAAGGCAGTGGAAACCTCCAACACCACACTATACATGGGGCGCATTGGCAAAGTATGCAAGTCTGGTATCATCGTCTGCAAAGGGCGCCGTCTGTTATCCTGCAAGATAA
- a CDS encoding LLM class flavin-dependent oxidoreductase, which translates to MIDQQKRDFGSIKNAAIEADRLGFHSVWLNDHFFFTEAPYLECFATLASIARITEKVRIGTLVACNSYRNPAHLAKMVSTIDNISNGRVEFGIGAGWHDEEYYAYGYEFPPAKIRIKQLAEAVQVIKSMWTQERANFSGNYYSINDAVCNPYPVQKPRPPLWIGGSGNMLINVVAKYGDGCNFGIGPRLALTPKKYRERVSYLEGRCMAIGREPKSVRKSFSVSLVVGKNKEDVKRGVREAIAEISTHASARRKLITALNHPSYLVSGFLSLVGLEKPKFMITGTPEECADMLREFSDLGVELFMFNMPNLRKRMHSLELLMDRVAPAVK; encoded by the coding sequence ATCATAGACCAGCAGAAGCGGGATTTCGGTTCCATCAAAAATGCCGCTATTGAGGCTGATCGGCTCGGCTTTCACAGTGTATGGCTGAACGACCATTTCTTCTTCACAGAGGCTCCCTACCTTGAGTGCTTTGCAACTCTGGCCAGTATTGCAAGAATTACGGAGAAGGTCCGCATCGGGACATTAGTAGCATGTAACTCTTATAGAAATCCAGCCCATCTGGCTAAAATGGTCAGCACCATCGACAATATCAGCAATGGGAGGGTAGAATTTGGCATAGGTGCCGGCTGGCATGACGAGGAGTATTACGCATATGGCTACGAGTTTCCTCCCGCAAAAATCAGGATAAAGCAATTGGCTGAAGCCGTGCAGGTAATCAAATCTATGTGGACTCAGGAAAGAGCAAATTTCTCAGGAAATTACTATTCGATTAACGATGCTGTATGCAATCCTTATCCTGTTCAGAAGCCCCGCCCTCCACTTTGGATTGGAGGAAGCGGGAACATGCTGATCAACGTCGTTGCCAAATATGGCGATGGCTGCAACTTTGGAATTGGCCCTCGTTTAGCCTTGACGCCTAAAAAGTACAGGGAGAGGGTTTCTTACCTTGAAGGGAGGTGCATGGCCATTGGCAGAGAACCTAAAAGTGTCAGGAAGTCCTTTTCAGTGTCTCTGGTAGTTGGCAAGAATAAGGAGGATGTCAAAAGAGGAGTCAGGGAAGCCATAGCAGAAATATCGACACATGCTTCTGCAAGGCGCAAATTGATAACTGCTCTGAACCATCCCAGTTACCTTGTTTCTGGTTTCCTTTCTTTAGTTGGATTGGAGAAGCCGAAGTTCATGATTACTGGCACGCCTGAAGAGTGTGCTGACATGCTAAGAGAATTTTCAGATCTTGGGGTTGAGCTCTTCATGTTCAACATGCCAAATTTAAGGAAGAGGATGCACTCCCTTGAGTTGCTGATGGATAGAGTTGCGCCTGCAGTTAAGTAA
- a CDS encoding hemerythrin domain-containing protein yields MSILAGEHKVMLSMLHEIEKDLDSIKGGTLNANTHDRITTLVGFLQTHFTKEEQVVFPILSRYLGIDRAVVDAVSAEHERITTDFVQLSKPPSAQFEKIQKTIRMLKSHISKEDNVLFWLAEIKIPPHLYGILVKQMSSLETGQTLIPK; encoded by the coding sequence ATGTCAATACTCGCCGGAGAGCATAAAGTCATGCTCTCAATGTTGCATGAGATAGAAAAAGATTTGGATTCCATAAAAGGAGGCACATTGAATGCTAACACGCATGATAGAATAACTACTCTCGTTGGTTTTCTGCAAACGCATTTCACAAAAGAAGAACAGGTAGTATTTCCTATTCTATCACGGTACTTGGGAATTGACAGAGCCGTCGTTGATGCGGTAAGTGCGGAACATGAGAGAATAACTACAGACTTTGTACAGCTATCGAAACCCCCGTCAGCACAATTTGAAAAAATTCAGAAAACGATACGCATGCTAAAGTCGCATATTTCTAAAGAAGACAATGTCCTGTTTTGGCTGGCAGAGATCAAGATTCCTCCGCACCTCTATGGCATTTTGGTTAAGCAGATGAGCTCTTTGGAAACAGGTCAAACACTGATTCCTAAATAG